One window from the genome of Pseudanabaenaceae cyanobacterium SKYG29 encodes:
- a CDS encoding response regulator: protein MKILTIDELQAAGAAVLGDGKLSFQGQTFLEGGTFPGTSQAFVLSMAEKYRNLGIECLVVETGGKLTLWRAEKKTGIALQNNFVPKMTIAHIDDSPSEGKILEHLLEGCNCQLVQISNAMVAVTTLLKVKPDLIFLDLHMPIVNGYEICAQLRRVEAFQHTPIIILTGNDGLIDRVRAKMVGATDFISKPIDRVKIMGIINKYRLPQSA, encoded by the coding sequence ATGAAAATTTTGACAATTGATGAACTGCAAGCAGCAGGTGCAGCTGTCCTAGGTGATGGAAAGCTGAGTTTCCAGGGGCAAACGTTTTTGGAAGGGGGCACCTTTCCTGGTACTTCCCAAGCCTTTGTTCTCTCTATGGCAGAAAAATATCGCAACTTGGGGATTGAGTGCTTGGTAGTTGAGACGGGGGGCAAGTTGACTCTGTGGCGAGCAGAGAAAAAGACTGGGATAGCACTACAGAACAATTTTGTCCCTAAAATGACCATAGCTCACATTGACGATAGCCCTAGCGAAGGGAAAATTCTGGAACACCTCCTAGAGGGCTGTAACTGTCAGCTAGTGCAAATTAGTAATGCTATGGTAGCAGTGACTACTCTACTCAAGGTGAAACCTGACCTCATATTTTTGGATTTACACATGCCTATTGTGAATGGCTACGAAATTTGTGCCCAACTGCGGCGGGTAGAGGCTTTCCAACATACACCTATTATCATCCTCACGGGGAATGATGGCTTAATTGATCGCGTCAGAGCAAAGATGGTAGGAGCTACAGACTTTATCAGCAAACCGA